Within Metabacillus schmidteae, the genomic segment TCCAGTGGGAAGTGTGGGACAGGTGAGACCCCGCAAGCGCTAGCGCTGAGGAGGCTCACCGCCCACCCCACGGAAAGCGAGCAACCTGGAGCTTCAATCAACCAGGTACAATACTAATTATAAAGCAAAAAAGTTTGAGGAACGCATCACTTGCTTTTCATGTTCAAAAAGGAGGAAACATCATGCCAAAAGTTCGTACAAAAGATCTTGTTGATAAATTTAATTTTGAAATTGTAAGTGGAGAAGAAGGAATCAATCGTCCAATTACAACGAGTGATTTATCTCGTCCTGGAATTGAAATGGCCGGCTTTTTTACATATTACCCAAAAGAACGTGTTCAATTACTAGGGAAAACCGAACTATCGTTTTTCCATCAACTTACTGCTCAAGAAAAGAAACATCGTATGGACGAGCTTTGTACAGATATTACACCTGCGATTATAGTGACAAGAGAAATGGAAACTCCTCAAGAGCTGATTGATGCCTCTGAACGTGAAGGTGTTCCTGTGTTACGTTCTCCGATGAAGACAACCCGTTTGTCGAGTCATTTAACAAATTTCCTTGAAGGGAAATTAGCGCCAACAACTGCAGTTCATGGAGTATTAGTTGATATTTATGGAGTCGGGGTTTTAATTATAGGAAAAAGTGGAGTCGGGAAAAGTGAAACAGCTCTTGAACTAGTCAAACGTGGACATCGCCTTGTAGCAGATGATTG encodes:
- the hprK gene encoding HPr(Ser) kinase/phosphatase; translation: MPKVRTKDLVDKFNFEIVSGEEGINRPITTSDLSRPGIEMAGFFTYYPKERVQLLGKTELSFFHQLTAQEKKHRMDELCTDITPAIIVTREMETPQELIDASEREGVPVLRSPMKTTRLSSHLTNFLEGKLAPTTAVHGVLVDIYGVGVLIIGKSGVGKSETALELVKRGHRLVADDCVEIRQEDTDTLIGSAPELIEHLLEIRGLGIINVMTLFGAGAVRSFKRITLVINLEIWDRNKQYDRLGLEEDKMRIIDTDITKLTVPVRPGRNLSVIIEVAAMNHRLKRMGVNAAEQFTNKLAGVIEEGDHEEE